The genome window TCGGACAAGCCCAGAGGAGTTGGGAGTGTTTAGGAATGTTGCCACGACAACATGGTCTTCCCTAACTACCCTTACTGGTTACTTCAGCTGTAGACATTACATTTATGCTAGGTTTTTCAGAGAGAGATGAAACTAAACTGAGATTAAGATCACTGGCAATTCTAGAATGATTTacataacatacagtaaagtGTATACAATATAAAATGCCTTTTAAAGCATTGTGACAATTTAAATACTTGTATACCCGTCTTACCTCACTgcctatatatttattttaatcccTACTCTTGTGCAGCCTTTCTCCTTTTCAGCATTAAGGTATGTTGTGTTGGATGACATTCATGCAAAAACATGATTCTTCAAGTAGATTTTCTTAGTTGCATAGCAACAGGGCATGTAAAAAGTGCCTGTagctgtaataaaaacattgttcagGTCACATCAGTGTTTTAGACAGTCAGGTGAATCAATGAAGATgcattcctttttttgtttactaaTCTTTGTCGTCTGGTGTTTTTGCCATCTTGTAAAACAAGACCAATTTATATTGCAATGAATAAtgttgtttatatatgtaaacatatgaGAATAAGCAAAGTGGGACTTTTAAAGGACCCTAGGTAGTTAAGGCAATGTCCTGATCAAATACAGACACTTGAGCCTATTTTACTCTAAAATTAGGTCTACCTGGGATTATTAAACCTGGGCAAAGCTGCTAAAAAAGGCAATAAACTTCATTGCTCTCAGTGATAATGTTATGGTAATTACTATTTCCATCTGTCAATTGTCTGGATGAAGTTTTTAGAATGTAAGGTTCACGACAGACAGTAATGCTAATGGATATGCTAACATTTGGAAGATGACACTGTGTTGCACTGGAAATGGCACATTgctggaaaaataaagtttatataaACCCatgagtcatttgacccagggATGAGTGCTGATTTTAACATGGGAGAAAAACCCattaaacctgggattaaacaggttttttgacAAGTGGTAATGGGGTATTACATTCGCTTTGGACCCCAAGACCCTCAACCTGCCGAAGTATTTATACAGAtgtacatgtatttgtttttctttaatatttgcTCTCAAAACAGCTATTTGTGTTCAAATGCACAAGAGCCACCTCTGATCACCAGGCTATTTGTGTAGATAGGAAGGTAGAAAGCCGACTACCGTAAACTTTTCCTCATGAGTCTTTGTTTCGTTGCGACTGATTGTCTGTTAAAGGAGTACACCTTGTCCTGGGTTTGTGTGCTGCTGACTTCAGGAAGTTGACCTCTTTGCTTTTTATACATGTTTGACTCTGCAGCTGCATTCCTCTCACATCATCCTCAATGACAGGCTCTGTTGCCTCTGCCTCTTCAACCCTCCTTTTCCACATTtctcttctgtcttttctcctccttcttacCTTGGTATTGACTGTTTATTCCTATTCTTTTGCTTATTTCCCCACACACATATCCCCCAGCCCTCTCTGTCTGTAAGATGATAGCAGTTGAGCGGCTGCCAACTCTGGGGGCCCTCATGAAAGCCTCAAATGGAAGCAGTGAGAGTGAGGAACAAACTGTACACTACACTGAGTAGTCGCAAAGAACATGTTTTCCCACACCAGGGGAAGaagtgtttacatttcatgtcAATAATTTAACGTAACTCAAGGAAATAATATGTAATGATTCATAAGTAGCTTGTGAAGTGAATTTGCCATTTTACTGAATACCGTTATAAATTactttttacaaaaataataaaatacatgcaGATACAGGCTACACAACAACCATTGTTGGTTAATCTGCTggttattttctttaataattcTTATTACGTAAGCACAAGAAGAAGGAAAATGATCTTCATACCTTAGAGCTTCCATTCAAATGGTATTTATTACCAGTGCCATTTTGGCCTCAACAAGCTCTTCCTCAAACCGTATTGTGCTTTAAAACATTGGCTACTGATTGATAAAATTACTGATTAACTCTGTTAAAAACAGATGTTACGTGTTTCAGCCGCAGGCAATAAATACAATCTGGGAGTTTCATTTTTAGAAATGAATTAACTTCAACTTGGAGTACTGATCAGAAAATCTTTGTCTCAAACTGTTCAGCATGAACCTGTGGCTTGATATTTGATGTGGATAGTGGTACTAAATATCATTTTACCTTATTTTGATTTGCACTGCCTAATTTGGATGAATGGCTATTCATGTTTAGGATAAAGTATGTGAATTAGGGTTGACAGAGGTTCTGCCATGTAGGATGTTTGACTCAAGATCAGAATAAGTAAACCACACACTTCACTGGAATGGGCTTGCACAGTGGCTGTCGGGGGGAGGTGGAGCATCTCAGTTTTACCGTCAAAACTGAATTGCTTTTTCATGAAATGCCCCTTCTCTAGAATACTTTCTCTGGAGTTTTTGTAATGACATCATTTTCCATTCTGTTTTGATTGGTTCCAGAGGGTAGCTAAGCAGCTGACAGATTTTATGTTAAGGTGCTGGCCGTATGCCCAGGTTTAGCTAGAGAGCTGTAAATTAGTGAAGTTGGAGTTTGGCCTTTGTAAAGTGTGTCTCGTTAATACGTAGGTTTTTATagctgtgtgtttaaatgaagcTTTCCCCATAATATGAGCTGCAATGTTTGGATTgcattttgctttgttttgatttaggTTATTCTCACTGAAATGAACATGCAACTCAGCACTGAATGTTAAAATCACAAACAATTTCCCTGATGGTTCCAACCTACCATTGTGCACACGAGTTGTTGGGTCTCTTATCGTTTTGGCTGGTGAACAGAGTGGTTGCTATTTGAACTGGGGGTTTATAAATAGATCTGTGTACTGCTGCAGCAGGCAGAGAGAGTTAACGCACTTGCTAACCTTCACAGAGAAAAAGCCACAAGACAGGCACACTTTTCTTCTCGCTGTCAAATACACTGGTCCACTTTCCCTGAAGGAagtctgtccctctctgctctgctgttcaTTCCAATGTGCTGTTTCACTTTTCCTGTCCGTTACCCACTGTCTCTTAgaacttttgttttctctgctctgttCAAGGGTAGCAGGTTTTGCTTGACATGTCATTCTAGGGTAGCGCGAACAGCGTTAAGACTGTTAAACAACTGTAACTAGTCCAAATCATACACATTCATTTCCCGTCAAAAAGAGAACTGGTGGTGGGGGTCCACCCTCCTTATTTTTCTACATACTGCTTCTCTGACTCATCTAACTGACTCACATACTTGTCTCAGACTCAAGTATATAATAAGCAAAGGTGAAGACAGATgggaaatatttgttttctccagTCGAAGAGAGGGCAAGAAAATACGCCATGTTCAGAAGACAGTGGCACTGAATCAAAAACATTGACCtacattcagacctggtattaacatccgtcctCAGTGATCCAATCCAGATTTTGTTAAGCACAGGTCTGAATGGTCCTAATGCATCCTGAATGCATCCTCTGGTCTGATCACATaaaccacatttggaggtggCTTGTATGTTAATTTATTTGCAGATACTGCCACATTGACTGTGATCaccattagagctgcaactaacgattattttcataatcgattaatctgtcgattattttctcgattatttgatgaatcgtttggtgttcagaatatcagaaaaccttaaaaaatgttgacctggaaatgatgatgttctcaaatgtcttgttttgtccacaaaccaaaatgattaacttttgaggatttctttgttatccagagcaaataaattaagaaaatattcacatttaagaagcttaaacaattggaaatgttttaatcatgaaaaaagcttcaaaccgattaatcgattatcaaaatagttgacaactaatttagtaatcaattaattgtttcagctctaatcacCATATGATTCTAATGGTTAAAACTTTTTCAGTGTGAGgagagctttgattcactcaagCTCCTCATCTCACACCTCTTTTTCTCtgacacttgcacacacacccacagatgcatacacacacaaacagtctgACAGTAGATACAGCTCTACAGTCAGACTCAATTAAAACATGttagtcagttttttttcttgcgaacagtgatgtcatcagtgtgtATCGAAATAAAGGGCAGTAAAGCCTGCATCTGATCATATGTGGCCACAGAAGATGCATCCAGGATGCAATTTTATGGAAAGTGTGAATTAAGGCAATCTGGCTGAGGTcagatgttaataccaagtCTAAATGCAGGAGTTGTCAGGGGGAAGCCATAAGAATAGTGATAAGAATAGTGTGGTGAGATGCTGGAAGGAGCTGTGAAAACATCAAACCAGCTCAACAGTCTCTTAATTATcgtgataaaaaaatgtttgttctgcagTACACCATTCAAACTACAAGTCTTTTGTGGTCACCATTGCTCTATTTTATTTTGGCTACTTTTGCCTTCAGTCATAAGACAAAGCCAACCCTTCCACTGTCATCAATGACGACTGCATGACGGGTTCCAATCACATACTCAGTTTTTCTATTGGTGCCATGAGTAAcaatcatttttgaaatgtgCTTCATGAGAATAGTTCAAGACTATGTTTATGCTGATTCATTCGATTCATCTGGAATGATGGTGGATGTTGTaattatgcattttaaaaacagatggTTGCTTGTTTAGTTGTTGATGATTTGCTGCGTATGCTTAACTCATTAATTTTTTTCGCTTCTGTCCCTTTTTGTCATTCCTCACAGTGCCAGAGTGTACCAAGTGAAGGCAGAGTCCTAAATCTAAACCATACCCCCCTTCCCCCTCCCTAAACATATACCCACCTACTTGCACAGAAACTTtattacataaacacacatactaTCTTCAGCAATGCCAAGGGGGCCTAATCAGCCTGCTGCCTGCTCTGACAAGCCCCGCCTCTTCACCTCAGATCCTTGAGGCAGTGTCCTGTAAACTTTTACCTTTGACCTCCTTCGTCACCCTGGGATCCAGAGGTCACCTGTTCTCCACTCAACCCCAGGACGCTCTCCTGCCCAACCAGGAGCAACAGCCACAAGCCACACTCGCAGGTaaattatttaaagaaagatGAGAACACATCATACTGTcttgatctatctatctatcctcAAATGCATTGAGACATTAGCCAACACCCACTGTCTGCTAATGTTCACATCCTTAAATAAACAAAGGAACAGCttgacagtttattttattgacagtaaatgttaaaatgtgtgtgtgttctgactcACAGCTCTTAATGACTTTGCTCTGTCGTCAATCGTGGTAATTTTTGAAGTACATGTGTGCTGGTTTGCTCTTAATATCACAGGGGTCACTATTGACCAGAAAATAAATTACATGCACACCAAACAAGTAATTGCTGATTTGCTCAAGAGTTGATGCAAATTTAAACAGTATATTTTGACTATAATCCATAAAACCAACAATAACTAGTGGCGAGTTTAGAATGTCTGTCTCCTCTTCTTAAAAGACCTTCTTACTATGAATTCCTCTAAGTTACACACTTGTGTTCTTGTCTATCTGCTTGATTCCCAGTGAATGACCTATCCACCCCAGCTCTTCTAACATTTCTCCTCTCAGTTTGTGttccttctctcactctcttatctctcactctcttAGCCTGTTTGACAgtcttccctctttctttccaGGCATGGCTCCCATTCGGGATTCCGTCAGCCACTCCCCTAATCAAACAGGTGATGACAACAAATAAGCTTTTAGCTTTTTTCTCCCCATTTTCTTCTCCCTTACATTCTTTGTGGATGTCTTACTTTGGCTGTCTGTTTTGTGATCATCAGACTAGATAGACACAGGCTGACCTGGCGTTTACCGATGATACTCTGAGAAAGAGAGGcttaatgagtgagtgaaaaagtgGGTGTGAAAAGGCACAAAAGGAGACTTTGCAAGCAAACACAATAAGCAGCACGCACCTCTTTAGCAACATTTTATATGAAAGATGTTTGGAAAGTGAGAGAGTCATTAATTGGTAGGGAACCAATTTGATCATGTGTCTAAACATGATTTGAATAATAACTCTACTGAGCTGAAGTAAAATGCACTGGAGCTGAATCTTTGGGTGTTATCCCGcctttttctaccactttatcctccacatgagggtcgtggagctggagccaatcccagctgaccgAGGGCGAAAGGCAGGATACAGTAAAAACCTCTGCACCTCTTCTTATGACTCAAACCACTGACAAATCTGCTCATTGAATTGCTCCTGCATAATAGTTGCTCTGATCAGCTAAATGGTTGTTTATTTTCAAGGTAgaaattctgtcttttttttaaagattcttATTTGACCTTGTGACGGCAAATTGTCTAACCAAAAATGCTGAAAGATAAGTCTAATTAGATTAAATCAAACCTTCAACATCACAGCAGCTTTTTTCATCCTGAAGGTCTGACTGACTAATGACGTTGCCACCCTCACATTCAAGCATTTATTGGACCTTTTCTCCAGTACAGAAATGCGTCAACATTGGTTTATCATTGAAGATTAATAGGAGCTCTATTGCTAACTATCCAGAAAGTAACTATAGAAGTAAACAGGCAACCATTTACTTTTCTGAATAATTTGAGTGCATTTGTAATGGCATTAATAGCAACATTAGATCCCAATGGTTCTCTTTAAtatatttttggacatttaatTAAAAGCCAATACTGTATTCATGGTATTAGGTTTTGGAAGTTTAGCAGAAGAAGTACCcaccaaagtaaaacaaattatAAAATCTTGGTCTTTTTAGTTGCCTCAAATCTTTTGGCACCTTGCACCCCCTTCCTTCCTGCCTCCCTGGTTTCACACTTAATTGCCATCTCCTCTATgccttccttctctcctcccctGCTGTTGGTCATCGTTTGCCTCCCGGAATTCTAGTTTATAGGTTTGGCATGCTTTTGGGTCCTGCTGTGGTGACAAAGTGGTGGCAGCTGTGTCCAGACTCAGACCTGGCACTGATCACATTCTGAACTGTAGGGCAGCTGAATGTTGGAGGGaatggaacatttaaaaaaaaaaaaataaataaaaaaaatatttcctgATTTcttgaaaaactgaaaatgcgaaacatttaaaatcttataTCTAATAGTGTCTTCTGCCTGTGTCtattctttctctccctaggtTTGGAGCATCCTGGCTTGGACTCACAGTATGAGCCTTCCCCTTGGTCCTCTGGCTCTCCCTGCAGCAGTGACGGCAACAGCAACTGGGGCAAAGTCCTAGTGGACGAAAGTACCGGCAAACCCAACAATTCTTCTTCAACCAACTCTTCTGTCTGGCCTCCTTCAACCTTctcttgctcctcctcttcctcttcctctggctGTGGATCAGGATCAGACCCTGAGCTGGCATCAGAATGCATGGATGCCGACTCTAGCTCCTCACTCGGCTCAGAGAAAAACCTCTCTGCTGTTGCAGTTacagcagtgatgatgatgtcagcaaatgcttcttcctctgtgtcctctacGGCCTCTTCCCCCTCTTCTGCCATGAtggtcagtgtttctgtgaaTGGAGAAAGCAATGGCAACAATCGTCATGTTGTTATCGGCGGAGGAATGGGAACCATCAGCGATGCAAATAATGGAAATAACATCGCCGGGTCCTCCCACTACTCCATGGCTGGGTCCAGCAGTATTGGCAGCAATAACATGGGTAACCACAACATCAAGCTTGTCAGTAACAGTGGTGTATGGGGCACCCAGTCCGGCAGCAGCATCAAAGCCCCGGGTGGAAGCACCCCCTGCATCAATGGTGGGTTAAACCCTAACTCTTTCAACCCAAATGCCAACCACGGTGCCTGGCCCCAGAATCCAACCCCAAGTCCAGTGTCCCAGGGTCAACGGCCTCCACAGGCTCAGGGGATGAATTCCAAACTGGGTATAGCCCCCCCACAGGGCCCCTTGCTGGGCTGGGGTGGCATGGCAGCTCCAGACAACAGCATTATGATGGATGACACAGATGTGAATAATGGTACAGCAAGCAGCAAAGGGTTAGGAAGCAGCATCAGAGGAAATGGTGGCCTGCAGCCTACCAACCTTAACACTGAATCCAATGGACCAAATAACACTATTATGAtgaatactactactactactactaatgccACAATGACCTCTAGTCCACCAAACTCTACCGCCTCACCCCAACTCAGCGGGGATTGTTCCTGGGGTTCCGTTGGAGGAGGGAATGGGGGTCCACCGGCCAATGGAAACACCTCATCAGCCCCCCAGACCTCCCAAGGAGAGCTGGGGAGTGCTGGGGCCTTCGGTACGCCTTGGGGCGCAACTACCTACCCTGGAGACAAGGGCCCCCCAATTGCAGACACTGTGAACCCCCAAAACCCTGCCTTAATGCAGGTTGGAAACCCCCAAATGTCCTCTACTGCTGCTTACAAGAGTAATAATAACCACAACACTGGGGCCCCACACTGGGACCAGGGACCTGCCAATAACCCAAACCAGCCTCAGAGCAACTCGCCCTGGGGTGTTGGCTCCAATCAAATCCCAGGCCCTGCAGGAACAGGGAATGGGAACCAATCTATGGCGGGCCCTCCTGCAGGCATACCTCGTCCCTGGGGGAGCAGcgcatcttcttcttcctcatcctcatcgTCTTCTTCTGCCTCAAACAACAAGATGTCAAATGGAGAATggggatcagcagctcctggtaACAACTCTTCAGATGCTGCAAGCCAGAAAGGAAGCTCATCCAACAATGGCTGGAAGAGCCTGGAGGATGATGCTATAGGCATGGGAGTTGGAGGTGGAGTAGGTGGAGCCCATGGCTTGGGAAGTGTCAGTGGAGGCTGGGGTCGCTCTGGAGGAAGTGAGGGAAGTGGAGAAAGCTCTGGAGGCCGATCCAGCTCAGACAAAGATGGCTACCAGTCTAAAGGAGGAAATCGAAGAAAAGTCACACCTCCTGCAACAGTTATATCTGAAGTGGCCCAAGCAGATGTGGACCCACGAGTTTTATCCAACACCGGCTGGGGTCAGACTCCCATACGGCAGAACACAGTCTGGGATGTCAAATCTTCTGCTAACAATCAGTCCCAGGCTCCCAGAGGAGATGAAAGAAAGCACAGCAGTGGAGGCTCCAGCTGGGGCACGGCATCAGCGACAGGTCCCTCACAGAATTCTGGAGGTATTTGCAACATGCATTGTGAAAAAACATATTGCATGCAAAACAACATTTGCTTTTACAGAATGCCATGAAATTGATCTAATGTTTAATTCACTTGCAGGCTGGGGAGGTAGAGCCCCAGGAAATTCAGGCTGGGGTGACCAGAGACCAACAACTGGGTGGGACAGCAAAGTCCCAGCAAGTGGAGGAGGTGGGCAGAGTAGCTGGGATAATGGATCCAGCTATAAGGGTAACACCACAAACAGTAACACATGGAGCAACAACTTTAACAAAGATGACAGGTAATGtgtttcccttcttttttaACCACTGTGATCTGTTGTCTATCAAATGTGTATTGCTGATCAACtgaactgtttttgtttaggTCCAATACCTGGACTAATGCACCCAAACCACAGCAGGGCTGGGGTTCCAAAGGTGGAAATGGAACTGAAGGTTGGGGTAGTGGTGCAAATGGTGGCAGAGGAGGAGCCAGCAACCACTGGGGTGAGTCCCAAAAAGGTGCAAGCTCAGTGGGCTGGGACAGTGATAGCGATCGTTCTGGCTCTGGATGTTGGAGTGAGCCAAGCCGAACTAACACCAGCAGTAGCAACACCTGGGTAGGGAGTGGAGGATCAAATACTCCAGACCAGAGCACGCCAAACCAAGGTTCCAACTGGGGCGACTCAGTCCACAAACCCAATCCTCAGAGTAACAACCAGAGCTGGGGAGAGCCAATGAAGAACAATCACGGAGCTCAGAACTGGGGAGAGACAAATCCCAAGCCCTCCAACGAGTGGGGAAAAGCTCCAGAATCCAATATGTCCAAAGGCAATCAAGGCCCAAACAAGCCCACAGGTAGTTATGATGACAATCAGAATTGTTTCAgctattttattcttttacttAGTTGCATGCATAATTCTCATGGTACCAAAACTGAATTTTTTAATCTTAAAGAGACCCTTTATAGCAAGACATTTAAGCAAGAGGGCATAAAATGAATAACTTCcctttttatttctgcttttcaATTAGGTTGGGTGGGAGGCCCTATGCCCACAGTAGGCCAGAAGGAGGAAGTGTCCACTGGGTGGGAGGAGCCTTCTCCAGAGTCCATACGCCGCAGGATGGAGATTGATGATGGCACTGCAGCCTGGGGAGATCCTGGTAATCCTAAACCTGTTTGTGTAACATGTAAAGAGCTGTAAAAATTCCAGGCTTCCCCTTTTTGACTCAATGACTGTGATTTTAAGCAATGGTCAAAACTAAATGCTAATTTCATTTAATCTTTTAAGGCAAAAGTAGTGGTGGATCTGTCGACATGTGGAACAAGACCAGCCAATCAGACAATGAGAACATGTCCCAACACCAGCCCCAACCCCAACACCAGCCCCAACACCAGCCCCAACACCAGCCCCAACACCAGCCCCAACACCAGCCCCAACACCAGCCCCAACACCAGCCCCACCACCAGCCCCACCACCAGTCCCACCCGGCACACAAATCGATGCATCCTCCTCAGCCCATGCAGCCTCCTGCCCAGGACAAAAGCTCCAGTTCTGGTAAGTTGgaatattgatatttatgtatgcacacaattaaaatgtttccatgtCTGGGTCTTTAGAATATAGTCTTCatattaatgtaatgtaaagagtACACAAAATATATAATTTCTTATCATTCCCATCATAAAATGAAGGCCAGTAATTGTATATGATGGAATCAGTATGTAACAGTTGCAAAGTGTAAACACTTTCTTCTGTATAGATTGCAATGTAATAAAACGATAACTACAGAATCAATTGAATAATTCTTAAACATTGCTtcaattttatatttataataaaatatgttatGGCTGCATCTTTTAATGTCAACCTGtagtgaattattttatttggtttaATGCCAGAAAAATTAGAGAATACTAGGACATGAATCTCTATATAAATGTTAtgaacactgctgctgcagacagCAAGAtttgagaattaaaaaaaaagactcaagtCCCACCGACAGGCTCTCTTAAAAGGATTTGGATTGTGGCAGCATAAACTCAACAAAtgtggatgcacacacactcaaaaatgtATACAAAGGCATACACCGTTTGTACAAAAGAATAAAGGAAATAAACACTCGTAGCTGTTCTCTCCCATCTCTCTACAGTGTTGAGGGCTTTTTGTAAAGCAAGTTGAGTCATCCCTTTGGAATGCTAAGagcattgatttttttcttttctttttttctcccttcatttgccttttttcctcctccctttcttCAGAATCACAAGCTTGTTGGTTTTAACACAAAGAGTTGTAGACCATAagaggtagaggaggaggtCTGTGACTTCGTAATAGGAACAGCTCCAATGTAAGATGGGAAAACTAAAATGAGTAAGGCGGCTATTCTGTAAAAGTGGGTAGTGAAGGGTAGGGGCTTTCGGGGTTATTCAGGATTGCTTGTCTAGCGAGCAAAATGGAGCAGCTAAGTGGACAGCACAGTAGGGTGGGTTGAACTACCCAGCAACAGGACTGAGTAGAAAATTACTTtgtccttatttatttatcaatagTTAGTATTGGTTTTAACTGTTGTTGACACAAAAGTGTAAAGATGAGTGtaatttacaaaaatatatattttaaaaggaAGCTTTCTGGATTTAGATTTTACCATTAATTCTTTAATGCAATCAGTGATTCATTGTTTTGTCTCAGTGATgatatgtgggtttttttaatcaacaaatTAAGACTAAAATTGCATGCACTCAAACCATAAAAACATGAGTGCATGTATGCTAGTTTGTATCCTAGTTAGCCTacctgtgttttcatgtttcttcttgttatgcttttgtatttgttttgcaaGTGTGCATGGTCACATGAGAGACACAGGAGCCTGAGGCCACCCCATGATCTGTCCTATTTTTGAGGGAAGGTATCCCTGGCATCTCCCAAGCGCCTCATGGGCAGGGAGAAAGTAGTTGGTCTGGGTGGTCAGCTGTAACAGGACCCTTTTGAACTTATACACTCTCATCTGAAAGTGCATGGGGACTGTGCGCACAACTACACAGTTTAAGTGACACTTGCGTACCTCTTACGTAAGCAAACTGATACAGAGTTATCTAGGTATATGAGTCTTCTCCTGAACCCTCCCGAAACATAggtgtaaatataaaaaaaatattttttttggattaaaattaca of Solea solea chromosome 16, fSolSol10.1, whole genome shotgun sequence contains these proteins:
- the LOC131476036 gene encoding trinucleotide repeat-containing gene 6A protein-like isoform X4, translated to MDADSSSSLGSEKNLSAVAVTAVMMMSANASSSVSSTASSPSSAMMVSVSVNGESNGNNRHVVIGGGMGTISDANNGNNIAGSSHYSMAGSSSIGSNNMGNHNIKLVSNSGVWGTQSGSSIKAPGGSTPCINGGLNPNSFNPNANHGAWPQNPTPSPVSQGQRPPQAQGMNSKLGIAPPQGPLLGWGGMAAPDNSIMMDDTDVNNGTASSKGLGSSIRGNGGLQPTNLNTESNGPNNTIMMNTTTTTTNATMTSSPPNSTASPQLSGDCSWGSVGGGNGGPPANGNTSSAPQTSQGELGSAGAFGTPWGATTYPGDKGPPIADTVNPQNPALMQVGNPQMSSTAAYKSNNNHNTGAPHWDQGPANNPNQPQSNSPWGVGSNQIPGPAGTGNGNQSMAGPPAGIPRPWGSSASSSSSSSSSSSASNNKMSNGEWGSAAPGNNSSDAASQKGSSSNNGWKSLEDDAIGMGVGGGVGGAHGLGSVSGGWGRSGGSEGSGESSGGRSSSDKDGYQSKGGNRRKVTPPATVISEVAQADVDPRVLSNTGWGQTPIRQNTVWDVKSSANNQSQAPRGDERKHSSGGSSWGTASATGPSQNSGGWGGRAPGNSGWGDQRPTTGWDSKVPASGGGGQSSWDNGSSYKGNTTNSNTWSNNFNKDDRSNTWTNAPKPQQGWGSKGGNGTEGWGSGANGGRGGASNHWGESQKGASSVGWDSDSDRSGSGCWSEPSRTNTSSSNTWVGSGGSNTPDQSTPNQGSNWGDSVHKPNPQSNNQSWGEPMKNNHGAQNWGETNPKPSNEWGKAPESNMSKGNQGPNKPTGWVGGPMPTVGQKEEVSTGWEEPSPESIRRRMEIDDGTAAWGDPGKSSGGSVDMWNKTSQSDNENMSQHQPQPQHQPQHQPQHQPQHQPQHQPQHQPQHQPHHQPHHQSHPAHKSMHPPQPMQPPAQDKSSSSGWGDSYPQQKESSSWGEPTAAPPATVDNGTSAWGKPMDTSSTWDGPSRDSRESKSSWGGHHKSAPGPKPMETWCGEEVSMGNSWDQEEEVEIGMWSNNQQDNRSHDQSSWNYKQKSSNKMNKPVGKQDEPWMKPFINQFSNMNFPRDSPDDSMKTGAGMVQDKRMDMGSMGDFNGVMGKTPGSRHQSAMDRSSYYDKLSAPHSAYDSPASDELSFNQSISFSPSNSAQPVSCLDSEPSPVRSSPGAARQNVNPMLGGNSVAQGRGGSQSQVAPQPNLRNQVPPPILPSQVPPSLLKYPGSNGGLNPLFGPQQVAVLNQLSQLNQLSQLNQINQLQRLLLQQQKVQNQRAMPVGRQTEQTRPIGSSPSMMQPPRHLDPSLLKQPPLKPYMDNYMSHNTPDMQKDSAALGSFSNFPLSSNLNVSLDMGIGGSSGGGAVSYKEPPQSRMKKLWATEQNSKTGAMSSGLRLEDSPFYDFLSPGPSPLSPPGQSMGSVGDGWPPRANSPPPHGNTVTWPPEFRPGEPWKGYPNIDPETDPYVTPGSVINNLSINTVRDTDHLRDRNNGPSSSLNTTMPSNSAWSSIRASSHSGSLTSTAQSTSARPSESKWSPSGGSVSNSSLAHELWKVPLPPKALSVAAPSRPPPGLTSQKPSPASSGWDASSLRSGGWGSTESRYTPGSSWGDSSSSGRSQWLVLKNLTPQIDGSTLRTLCMQHGPLITFHLNLPHGNAVVCYNSKDEAAKAQKSLHMCVLGNTTILAEFASEEEINRFFAQGQSLATPSSSWQAIGSSQSRMDQSHPFPSRAPEPNQWNSSNLHSSSLWGGPNYSSSLWGSSSGTEAGRISSPSPISSFLPVDHLTGGGDSM